GTCGCGCCCCTCCGCGTGCAGGAGCTTCTGGCCGTCGGCCGCCGCCGCCTCGACCACCCCGCGCGCGACGGCGTCGACCTGCTGGTCGCCGCCGCCGGTGGCGAGCACGAAGTAGTCGGCCACGTCGGAGCGGCCCGCGAGGTCCAACACCAGCACGTCCTCCCCCTTCTTGACCAGGGCGGCGTGGGCGGCGGTCTCGGCCAGGCGGAAGGCGGGGCCGTCCGCGAAGGGCGCGGTCTGCTTGACGGTCTTGCTCATGTTCTTCCCGGTGCTGGTGCGGCGTCAGCTGAGACGGCGCAGGACATAATCGACCGACACCACGAGGAGGTCCCGCTGGACCCCCGTGGCGACGGCGGTGATCGCGGTCTTGGCCCGGTCCCCGTACTCCTTGGCCTTGCCGCGGGCGTATTCGGTGCCGCCGTGCTCCACGACGAAGTCCTTGACCTCGGTCCAGGCCTCGGCGCGCGCCGCGCCCCGGAGACCCGACACGCGGCCGAGCAGGCGCTCCCGCCGCTCGGCGGGCGCATCGCGCAGCGCGGCGATCAGGGGCAGGGTGATGCGGCCCTCTTCCCAGTCCTGGCCGGTGGGCTTGCCCAGGCGGCGCTCGTCGCCGAGGAAGTCGAAGATGTCGTCGGTGATCTGGAACACGAAGCCGATCATGCGACCGAACTCGCCGTAGGCCTCGACGTGCCGCGAGGCGGCGGGGTTGAAGCCCGCCCCGATCGCGCAGGCGGACTCGATCAGGGACGCCGTCTTGCGCAGGATGATGTCGTGGTAGCGCTCCTCGGTGAGCGCGAGGTCGTGCCGGGTCTCGATCTGCATCATCTCGGCCTGGCTCATCTTCAGCGTGGTCGCAGCCAGCAGGCGCAGGGCCTCGTGCAGGCCGGCGCC
Above is a window of bacterium DNA encoding:
- a CDS encoding polyprenyl synthetase family protein, translating into MSLLDQERVQLWALQKIIGDELSRFDDAYDGLVRGETPLIEEVCAHVKQGRSKRFRPTLLLLTAKHDAPTPPEAVLCAACVEMIHTATLLHDDFIDEALTRRGLPSVNQAWGPATALVMGDYLYSKALDCLSGAGLHEALRLLAATTLKMSQAEMMQIETRHDLALTEERYHDIILRKTASLIESACAIGAGFNPAASRHVEAYGEFGRMIGFVFQITDDIFDFLGDERRLGKPTGQDWEEGRITLPLIAALRDAPAERRERLLGRVSGLRGAARAEAWTEVKDFVVEHGGTEYARGKAKEYGDRAKTAITAVATGVQRDLLVVSVDYVLRRLS
- the rsfS gene encoding ribosome silencing factor, translated to MSKTVKQTAPFADGPAFRLAETAAHAALVKKGEDVLVLDLAGRSDVADYFVLATGGGDQQVDAVARGVVEAAAADGQKLLHAEGRDRNYWVLLDFFDVVVHVLQPRARQYYSLERLWNDAPRLEVGVDYFSRPDVRERRPDLQLVRLAGRDGTPQQTGDGS